The following proteins are encoded in a genomic region of Desulfosporosinus youngiae DSM 17734:
- a CDS encoding acetaldehyde dehydrogenase (acetylating), translating into MENFDYDLQSVQETRNLARQAKVAQTQLAKFNAEQIDKIIRNMVKAAEENAASLARLAVEETGFGKVEDKIFKNRFASTELYEFIKPMQTIGVVKNDKVNKLMEIAEPVGVLMGIIPSTNPTSTAIYKSIIAIKSRNGIVFSPHPSALKCTLQAARLMNDAAVAAGAPANIIGCISKPSMNATNELMKCDEVAMIIATGGSAMVKAAYSAGKPALGVGPGNVPAYIERSADIRKAVKNIIASKTFDNGTICASEQSVIVEECIRDQVMEEFRRQGGYFMTPGETNQVAKKLFVRGHAMNAKMVGRSAAVISDSAGITIPPGTKVLLGEQQGVGEEYPLSYEKLTTVLAFYTVNDWQEACDLCIKLLHNGGVGHSLSIHTENPEMVMKFAEKPVFRILVNTASSQGGVGASTGLSPSFTLGCGTWGGSATSDNVTPLHLINIKRIAYGIKDVAENTPSVSSACVGQSGSPSAVGDDEIMSVVNEVLALLKQRGGK; encoded by the coding sequence TTGGAAAACTTTGATTATGATTTACAATCCGTGCAAGAGACCAGAAATCTTGCCCGTCAGGCCAAGGTGGCTCAAACTCAGCTGGCTAAATTCAATGCCGAGCAGATTGATAAAATTATCCGTAATATGGTGAAAGCCGCGGAGGAGAATGCCGCTTCTCTGGCAAGATTGGCAGTGGAAGAAACAGGGTTTGGCAAAGTAGAGGATAAAATCTTTAAAAATCGTTTTGCTTCCACAGAACTCTATGAATTCATCAAACCCATGCAGACGATCGGAGTCGTCAAAAATGACAAGGTCAACAAACTAATGGAAATTGCCGAACCGGTAGGCGTGCTCATGGGGATTATTCCCTCAACCAATCCTACATCAACGGCCATCTACAAATCCATTATCGCCATTAAATCCCGGAACGGGATTGTGTTCTCCCCCCACCCTTCGGCCCTGAAGTGCACTTTGCAGGCAGCCAGACTGATGAACGATGCCGCCGTAGCTGCCGGTGCCCCGGCTAATATCATTGGCTGTATCTCAAAGCCTTCAATGAATGCCACCAATGAACTGATGAAATGCGACGAAGTGGCTATGATCATCGCCACAGGCGGCTCAGCCATGGTCAAGGCCGCTTATAGCGCAGGAAAACCGGCCTTGGGTGTCGGCCCGGGCAATGTTCCGGCCTATATTGAAAGATCCGCCGATATTAGGAAAGCGGTCAAGAATATCATTGCCAGTAAAACCTTTGACAATGGCACCATATGTGCTTCTGAGCAGTCCGTAATTGTTGAAGAATGCATTCGTGACCAGGTTATGGAAGAGTTCAGACGCCAGGGCGGATACTTCATGACCCCTGGGGAAACAAACCAAGTGGCCAAAAAGTTATTTGTCCGCGGTCATGCCATGAACGCAAAAATGGTGGGGAGATCAGCGGCTGTCATCTCAGACAGTGCCGGGATAACCATTCCTCCCGGAACAAAAGTCCTGTTGGGAGAACAACAGGGCGTGGGTGAAGAATATCCCCTGTCCTATGAAAAGCTGACGACGGTACTAGCCTTCTATACTGTCAACGATTGGCAGGAAGCCTGTGATCTGTGCATCAAACTTTTGCATAATGGCGGTGTCGGGCACAGCCTTTCCATTCATACAGAAAACCCTGAAATGGTCATGAAATTTGCCGAAAAACCTGTCTTCAGGATTTTAGTCAACACAGCCTCCAGCCAAGGGGGTGTGGGGGCAAGTACGGGACTGTCCCCGTCCTTTACCCTGGGCTGCGGTACTTGGGGCGGAAGCGCAACTTCCGATAATGTAACTCCCCTGCACTTGATTAATATCAAGCGTATAGCCTATGGAATCAAAGACGTTGCCGAAAACACGCCCTCTGTCTCTTCAGCCTGTGTGGGACAAAGCGGCAGCCCCAGCGCTGTCGGTGACGATGAGATTATGAGCGTGGTGAATGAAGTCCTTGCGCTGCTCAAACAAAGAGGTGGTAAATAA
- a CDS encoding phosphate propanoyltransferase: MGKYDDLAALLLEAIREGGYLQKDDQSIPVGISNRHIHLSQADLETLFGAGYRLTKAKDLSQPGQYACKETLTIAGPKGAIEKVRILGPVRRESQVEILQADCFKLGITAPVKLSGDLPGTPGITLIGPKGSVILGKGLLIAQRHIHMSLEDAKNFGVTDGEQVTIQIDGLRGGTYSNVVIRANNTSVLEFHIDTEEANAMHLASTSKIKLAN, translated from the coding sequence GTGGGAAAGTATGATGATTTAGCAGCGCTTCTCTTGGAAGCAATTAGAGAAGGGGGGTATTTGCAAAAGGACGACCAATCCATACCCGTTGGCATATCCAACCGTCATATTCATCTTTCCCAAGCGGATTTGGAAACCTTGTTTGGTGCAGGATACCGATTGACAAAAGCCAAGGATTTATCCCAGCCCGGGCAATATGCCTGCAAGGAAACCCTGACCATAGCAGGGCCTAAAGGCGCTATTGAAAAAGTTCGCATTCTCGGACCGGTGCGAAGGGAATCCCAGGTAGAAATACTCCAGGCAGATTGCTTCAAACTTGGCATAACCGCGCCGGTGAAGTTGTCGGGAGATCTGCCGGGAACCCCGGGAATCACTCTCATTGGCCCCAAAGGAAGTGTCATACTTGGCAAAGGCCTCTTGATAGCGCAGCGCCATATTCATATGAGCCTGGAGGATGCCAAAAACTTTGGCGTAACCGATGGGGAACAAGTGACGATCCAAATAGATGGACTTCGGGGAGGAACTTACTCCAATGTCGTCATCAGAGCCAATAATACCTCGGTCCTGGAATTTCATATTGATACGGAAGAAGCGAATGCCATGCATCTCGCCTCAACTTCAAAAATAAAACTAGCAAACTAA
- a CDS encoding cbb3-type cytochrome c oxidase subunit I → MKLFKRFSFTGKVDKSLGRKQQFMAQKISRRYCLTAASLFALQSIVALLGASDLLIPDFPSPIPFEYGRAIHLSLAVLWPLIGTLGMVYFFITAELNREIYSPRLVRWQFGLVMFFSLSIFGTLALGIGNGREYLEGLPVFYVGISSALALVSYNLIRTLLMDKKNITPAAAIMTVGVIFLLLLLLPNAITFSNPIADEATKFWVVHLWEEMAFELTTAGFIAAYYSVSGLASRKQIEKWLYLEAALAVVGGLYSTGHHYYWIGFPAFWLVLGSLVSLVEIIPVGMLAHMTYKGLKSVKIRSNRQKLTLWLILSGVFHHITGASLLGLFMTLPWVNLYAHGTYFTSGHAHLALFGSLGFTVLAGCYYILSQGSEPTLKGYRGGVIGVLLLNGGLITMGVALLIAGSIQTYLWRILGVDFMEVHSLLKPYLIIRLLGGVMFGLGDLLFSWRIYKAWQETRSYR, encoded by the coding sequence ATGAAGCTATTCAAGCGCTTTTCCTTTACAGGTAAAGTTGATAAATCCCTAGGCCGAAAACAGCAATTTATGGCTCAAAAGATCAGCCGAAGATATTGTTTGACGGCAGCCAGCTTATTTGCCTTGCAAAGTATCGTTGCTTTGCTAGGAGCATCGGATTTGCTGATACCGGATTTTCCTTCTCCAATTCCCTTTGAGTATGGCAGAGCAATTCACCTTTCTTTAGCTGTGCTTTGGCCTCTCATCGGTACCTTGGGCATGGTTTACTTTTTCATCACTGCCGAACTTAACAGAGAAATCTATTCTCCCCGTTTGGTCCGCTGGCAGTTTGGGCTGGTTATGTTTTTCAGCCTGTCTATCTTTGGAACCTTGGCCCTGGGGATTGGCAACGGCCGGGAATATCTTGAAGGACTGCCCGTTTTTTATGTCGGTATCTCTTCGGCTCTGGCCCTGGTCTCCTACAACCTTATCCGAACATTGCTGATGGATAAAAAAAATATAACCCCTGCTGCCGCGATAATGACAGTGGGAGTTATCTTTCTCCTTCTGCTTTTGCTGCCAAACGCCATAACCTTCAGCAACCCGATCGCCGATGAGGCCACCAAGTTTTGGGTTGTCCACTTATGGGAAGAAATGGCCTTCGAGCTTACCACCGCTGGTTTCATTGCCGCCTATTATAGTGTTTCGGGGCTGGCCTCCCGGAAACAAATTGAAAAGTGGCTTTATTTAGAAGCGGCTTTGGCGGTCGTTGGAGGCTTGTATAGTACCGGACATCATTATTATTGGATTGGTTTCCCTGCTTTTTGGCTGGTCCTTGGTTCATTGGTCAGCCTGGTCGAGATCATTCCCGTAGGTATGCTGGCCCATATGACCTATAAAGGTCTTAAGTCGGTCAAAATTAGAAGCAACCGGCAAAAGCTCACCCTATGGCTGATACTCAGCGGTGTCTTTCATCATATAACCGGCGCCTCTCTTTTAGGCCTGTTTATGACCTTGCCCTGGGTCAATCTTTATGCACATGGAACGTATTTTACCTCCGGTCACGCACATTTGGCTTTATTCGGCAGTTTAGGCTTCACGGTTTTAGCCGGGTGTTATTACATTCTAAGCCAAGGCAGTGAACCCACACTCAAGGGGTACCGGGGCGGAGTTATCGGAGTACTTTTGCTCAATGGCGGACTGATCACCATGGGCGTTGCCCTGCTGATTGCCGGTTCCATACAGACTTATCTCTGGAGAATCCTGGGTGTTGACTTTATGGAAGTGCATTCCCTTCTTAAACCGTATTTGATCATTCGATTGCTGGGCGGGGTGATGTTTGGGCTTGGCGACCTGCTGTTTTCCTGGCGTATTTATAAAGCCTGGCAGGAAACCCGGTCCTATAGGTAA
- a CDS encoding NapC/NirT family cytochrome c: MSRKKKLVILSGALLLSFCLILLTKLPALGLDRPEFCGQCHVMDEQVGTFLHSAHSLGANCGDCHIPHSLVSGAMYKAYTGTKDVISVLADKDPYEIRISPIGRNIVQDNCLRCHGDLLQTVGDTSEDGGRYCFDCHRSTPHQK, from the coding sequence TTGTCGAGAAAGAAGAAACTGGTGATTTTAAGCGGTGCTCTATTGCTTAGTTTTTGCCTGATCTTATTGACCAAGCTGCCGGCACTTGGTCTGGATCGTCCTGAGTTTTGCGGCCAATGCCATGTCATGGATGAACAGGTCGGGACCTTTCTGCATTCTGCTCATAGCTTAGGAGCAAATTGCGGAGATTGTCATATTCCTCATAGTTTAGTTTCCGGTGCGATGTACAAGGCCTATACGGGAACCAAAGACGTCATTTCCGTACTCGCTGACAAAGACCCCTACGAAATCCGGATCAGCCCTATCGGCAGGAACATTGTTCAGGATAATTGTTTGCGCTGCCATGGGGACCTCCTTCAGACTGTTGGGGATACAAGTGAGGATGGAGGCAGGTATTGCTTTGATTGTCATCGCAGTACTCCTCATCAGAAATAA
- a CDS encoding FMN-binding glutamate synthase family protein, with protein sequence MQITITSSFWMFLLIVMLALQLLLILILVIKPILRYLVGLQIKDFLGKLLSDKYTQNLMEIWPAGKRISVLNILEIGLRSQNGKIVTRPIGSPKKFPGFDNLMFSPRLMTRLSLPENAQINMQVTIGPRAKKPMTLNIPIMIGAMAYGIALSEEAKKALARAAKTLQTSTCSGEGPFLPEERMEAGNYVLQISRWAWGARTQEQIDSANMLEVQMGQGSDMGAVSIEAAEFEGRAQELSGLAPDEMAIAFPAPPGIQKQSDWPGFMKSLRKRSNGVPIALKLMATGHLEEDLDAAIRLGFDAVIIDGAQGGSHATTPVKQDDFGIPTLFALIRAVRFLKKHGVREQMSLIIAGGFYTPGECLKALALGADAIYMATVPLFSLTHNQVSKVIPWEPPTTLVFYDSPSKSKLDIDQAATSVVNTITSMVLEMEEGMRALGKASLKELNADDLVALDALSAEVTGVKRMY encoded by the coding sequence ATGCAGATTACAATAACGAGTTCGTTCTGGATGTTTCTTTTGATAGTGATGCTTGCACTTCAATTGCTCTTAATACTTATACTTGTCATTAAACCAATTCTGCGTTATCTTGTTGGACTACAGATTAAAGATTTTCTGGGAAAATTGCTTTCGGATAAGTACACCCAAAACCTTATGGAAATTTGGCCGGCGGGAAAACGTATATCTGTGTTAAACATCCTGGAAATTGGTTTGCGTTCGCAGAATGGAAAAATTGTCACACGGCCTATCGGTTCTCCTAAGAAGTTTCCCGGTTTTGACAACCTCATGTTTTCTCCCCGCTTAATGACAAGACTTTCTTTACCCGAAAACGCTCAGATAAACATGCAGGTAACAATCGGTCCGAGAGCCAAAAAGCCGATGACCCTCAACATTCCCATTATGATCGGCGCTATGGCTTATGGTATAGCTCTGAGCGAAGAAGCAAAAAAAGCTTTGGCTAGAGCAGCCAAAACCCTGCAAACTTCCACTTGTTCCGGAGAGGGTCCTTTTTTGCCGGAAGAACGCATGGAAGCGGGCAACTATGTCTTGCAAATATCACGCTGGGCATGGGGGGCAAGAACTCAGGAGCAAATTGACTCTGCCAACATGTTGGAAGTCCAGATGGGGCAAGGGTCGGATATGGGGGCTGTCAGTATAGAGGCCGCCGAATTTGAAGGCCGGGCCCAAGAACTTTCAGGCTTGGCCCCGGATGAAATGGCTATTGCCTTTCCGGCACCGCCCGGTATTCAAAAGCAAAGCGATTGGCCTGGTTTCATGAAGAGTCTGCGTAAACGATCAAACGGTGTCCCCATCGCCTTAAAACTTATGGCTACCGGACATCTGGAGGAAGACTTAGACGCCGCCATTCGTTTAGGTTTTGACGCTGTCATTATTGATGGCGCACAAGGCGGCTCTCATGCGACGACTCCCGTTAAACAAGATGATTTTGGCATTCCCACTCTCTTTGCCTTAATCAGAGCCGTGCGCTTTTTAAAGAAACACGGGGTCCGTGAGCAGATGAGTTTAATCATAGCCGGTGGGTTCTATACTCCCGGGGAGTGTCTTAAAGCCCTTGCTTTAGGGGCGGATGCTATCTATATGGCAACTGTTCCCCTCTTTTCGCTGACCCATAATCAAGTTAGTAAAGTAATACCCTGGGAACCTCCAACAACTTTGGTATTTTATGATTCTCCATCTAAGAGCAAACTCGATATCGATCAAGCGGCCACAAGTGTTGTAAACACCATAACCTCCATGGTTTTAGAAATGGAAGAAGGCATGCGCGCTCTTGGCAAAGCATCCTTGAAAGAGCTTAACGCTGACGACCTTGTGGCCTTGGACGCTTTGAGCGCAGAGGTTACCGGAGTAAAGCGGATGTACTAG
- a CDS encoding ammonia-forming cytochrome c nitrite reductase subunit c552, producing the protein MDNKTYSRKHLGIAVVTTTILAAVMFAGAFFFVTHNQEPRREQLGEIAANETDPAVWGNYYPLHYQTYQENFNNTEKPSHFETKPYMKPLYAGLGFANEFNEPRGHVYTLEDIREIDPSRYKTGAACNTCKSSQIPGLIEKYGDKYYTMSFEEINSQLKDPIACLNCHDPKTMELKITQPALIQAFERQGKDITKATRQEMRSLVCAQCHVTYYFKPESKILTFPWDNGIKADEILAYFDEDNFSEWKHPDAGTGLVKVRHAEYETFMGSTHQTAGLACADCHMPYVKIGNTKVSSHNWTSPLKTIDQSCAVCHREGSEWLTARVKDTQEKTKEVQDLAGEAVVQAINELKTAGETPGVNAELLAQAQEMHRKGQWYLDYVMVTNGYGFHNPAESLNNLGKAIDYAHQARQLAKDARVKTSE; encoded by the coding sequence TTGGATAACAAAACCTATTCCAGAAAGCATTTGGGGATTGCTGTAGTTACAACGACAATTTTGGCCGCGGTTATGTTTGCCGGAGCGTTTTTCTTTGTAACTCATAACCAGGAACCACGGAGAGAACAATTGGGGGAAATCGCTGCCAATGAAACCGACCCGGCTGTATGGGGGAACTATTACCCGCTGCATTATCAGACCTATCAAGAGAATTTTAACAACACGGAAAAGCCATCCCACTTTGAGACGAAGCCCTATATGAAACCGCTTTATGCCGGACTAGGTTTTGCGAATGAATTCAATGAGCCTAGGGGACATGTCTATACGCTGGAGGATATTCGAGAGATTGATCCTTCGAGATATAAGACGGGTGCCGCCTGCAATACCTGTAAATCATCCCAGATTCCGGGACTGATCGAGAAGTATGGTGATAAGTATTATACGATGTCCTTTGAAGAGATCAACTCTCAGTTGAAAGATCCAATTGCCTGTTTAAATTGTCACGATCCCAAAACCATGGAGCTGAAAATTACTCAACCGGCCTTAATCCAAGCCTTTGAACGGCAGGGAAAAGATATTACTAAGGCGACAAGGCAGGAAATGCGGTCCCTGGTTTGTGCCCAATGCCATGTGACCTATTATTTTAAACCTGAATCTAAAATCCTAACATTTCCTTGGGATAATGGAATTAAGGCTGATGAGATTCTAGCCTATTTTGATGAGGATAATTTTTCCGAATGGAAGCATCCTGATGCCGGTACAGGGTTGGTCAAGGTCAGACATGCAGAGTATGAAACTTTTATGGGCAGCACGCATCAGACTGCCGGCCTGGCTTGTGCCGATTGTCATATGCCCTATGTAAAAATCGGCAATACCAAAGTAAGCTCCCATAACTGGACAAGTCCCTTGAAGACGATTGATCAAAGTTGTGCGGTTTGTCACAGAGAAGGCAGTGAATGGCTCACGGCGAGAGTTAAAGATACCCAGGAAAAAACCAAAGAGGTTCAGGATCTCGCTGGTGAGGCAGTGGTACAGGCAATTAATGAGCTGAAAACGGCAGGTGAAACTCCAGGAGTTAATGCAGAGCTCCTTGCCCAGGCCCAAGAGATGCATCGCAAAGGGCAGTGGTATTTGGACTATGTCATGGTAACCAATGGTTATGGTTTTCATAACCCGGCAGAATCATTGAACAATTTAGGAAAAGCCATAGACTATGCACATCAAGCGAGACAACTGGCTAAGGACGCCAGAGTAAAAACAAGTGAATAA
- a CDS encoding c-type cytochrome: MKLRTFLLLGTLSFVLFVAITLVSSRLPSPMPESAVAGKLVWQRNNCVSCHTLFGHGGYEGDDLTHITAKVKSSYLINYLVQPPLMRPNKHTHHPSLNEEDAHNLVNYLEFVHTIPTLGWPPQPKNVEEDS; the protein is encoded by the coding sequence TTGAAGCTGCGAACTTTTTTGTTGTTAGGAACTCTATCTTTTGTGTTATTTGTAGCGATTACACTGGTATCCTCAAGACTTCCATCCCCCATGCCTGAATCAGCTGTGGCCGGCAAGCTCGTCTGGCAAAGAAACAATTGTGTAAGCTGCCACACTCTATTTGGACATGGCGGGTATGAAGGAGATGATTTAACGCATATTACTGCTAAGGTTAAGTCGTCATACCTTATCAACTATCTTGTTCAGCCGCCACTAATGCGGCCTAACAAACACACTCATCACCCGTCCCTCAATGAAGAAGATGCCCATAACTTAGTAAACTATCTGGAGTTTGTGCACACCATTCCGACTTTAGGTTGGCCTCCCCAGCCGAAAAATGTGGAGGAGGACTCATGA
- a CDS encoding exodeoxyribonuclease III: MKLISWNVNGIRACVKNGFMDFFLKEDADIFCLQETKIQKEQIPFTLDGYYQYWNFAQKKGYSGTAIFSKIEPLNIVYGMGKEEHDKEGRLITLEFEKFYVVTVYAPNSQRGLARLDYRMKWEDDFLNYIIGLEKCKPVIVCGDLNVAHKEMDLKNPSTNKKNAGFTPEERSKFDEVINKGFVDTFRFFYPDKTQAYTWWSYMFNARANNAGWRIDYFCVSAELKSQLRNAVIYQDVLGSDHCPVGLEIDWNQEGMSPEQSE, translated from the coding sequence ATGAAGTTAATATCATGGAACGTTAATGGAATTAGAGCTTGTGTAAAAAATGGCTTTATGGATTTCTTTCTGAAGGAAGATGCGGATATCTTTTGTCTCCAGGAAACAAAAATTCAAAAAGAACAGATTCCCTTTACTCTTGACGGCTATTATCAGTACTGGAATTTCGCTCAGAAAAAGGGCTACTCCGGGACAGCCATTTTCTCTAAGATTGAACCACTTAATATTGTCTATGGAATGGGTAAAGAAGAGCATGATAAGGAAGGAAGATTAATAACCTTAGAATTTGAGAAATTCTATGTAGTTACAGTATATGCCCCAAATTCTCAAAGAGGTCTGGCTAGATTAGACTACAGGATGAAGTGGGAGGACGATTTTCTGAACTATATTATAGGATTAGAAAAATGCAAACCTGTAATAGTTTGTGGAGATTTAAATGTGGCCCATAAAGAAATGGATCTTAAAAATCCAAGTACCAATAAAAAGAACGCAGGCTTTACTCCGGAAGAAAGAAGCAAATTTGATGAAGTAATTAACAAGGGCTTTGTTGATACATTTAGGTTCTTTTATCCGGATAAAACACAAGCCTATACCTGGTGGTCCTATATGTTCAATGCCAGAGCCAATAATGCTGGGTGGCGAATCGACTACTTTTGTGTTTCTGCAGAATTGAAAAGTCAGCTCAGAAATGCGGTAATATATCAGGATGTTTTGGGGTCGGATCATTGCCCGGTCGGGTTGGAGATAGACTGGAATCAAGAGGGGATGTCGCCTGAACAGTCTGAATAG
- the eutM gene encoding ethanolamine utilization microcompartment protein EutM, translated as MSRSEALGLIETKGLVGAIEAADAMVKAANVQLIGREFVGGGLVTIMVRGDVGAVKAATDAGAAAAQRVGELISVHVIPRPHGDVEMILPSAKKEA; from the coding sequence ATGAGTAGATCAGAAGCTTTAGGATTAATTGAAACCAAAGGTCTTGTAGGAGCAATAGAAGCGGCAGACGCCATGGTGAAAGCTGCCAACGTTCAGCTGATTGGCCGCGAATTCGTCGGCGGTGGTCTGGTGACCATTATGGTAAGAGGAGATGTTGGTGCTGTAAAAGCGGCCACCGATGCCGGAGCCGCTGCAGCTCAGCGTGTTGGAGAACTGATCTCCGTTCATGTCATTCCCCGTCCCCATGGTGACGTAGAAATGATTCTCCCCTCAGCTAAGAAAGAAGCATAA